A window of Ignavibacterium sp. contains these coding sequences:
- a CDS encoding biopolymer transporter ExbD gives MIKKKKLQEASIPTSSMADIAFLLLLFFLVATVIDVDTGLGLTLPEYVPPEERMEIKVDPERLVAVLVNEQGDVLIDGEIVSIFQIKNLIKPKLLARVEMPLNKKIIVSLKTDRKTIYNQYIAALDQIKLAFFEARDEVSLGRFGKRFKDLTKEQQDQMKDAVPIIISLAEPEQIK, from the coding sequence ATGATTAAAAAGAAAAAACTACAAGAAGCTTCTATTCCAACTTCATCTATGGCTGATATAGCATTTTTGTTATTGCTATTCTTTCTTGTAGCCACAGTAATAGATGTCGATACAGGTTTAGGATTGACTCTTCCGGAATATGTGCCACCAGAAGAAAGAATGGAAATAAAAGTTGATCCTGAAAGACTTGTTGCTGTTTTGGTTAATGAACAAGGTGATGTATTGATTGATGGTGAAATTGTTTCAATCTTCCAAATCAAAAATCTTATAAAGCCCAAGTTATTGGCAAGAGTTGAAATGCCATTGAATAAGAAGATAATAGTTTCATTAAAAACGGATCGTAAAACAATCTATAATCAATACATTGCAGCTTTAGATCAAATTAAGCTCGCATTTTTTGAAGCCAGAGATGAAGTCTCCTTAGGAAGATTTGGAAAAAGATTTAAAGATTTAACTAAAGAACAGCAAGATCAAATGAAAGATGCGGTGCCAATTATCATCTCTCTGGCGGAACCTGAACAAATAAAATAA
- the polA gene encoding DNA polymerase I: MKNKLFVIIDAMALAYKAYFAFISRPLSTKKGEPTSAVYGFITQLLRVLEKHKADYIAVAFDSKEKTFRHEKYEAYKSSREEMPEDMIPQLERIKQIIDVLKMPVYILPGYEADDIIGTAVKKAEKLGLESLAITPDKDYFQLITDKTKIVRPGKSTDEVIIYDKKKVLEELGFEPKYMVDYLALVGDSSDDIPGVPGIGPKTAVPLIQQFGTIENIYDNIDKIEKESIRKKLIENKEKAFLSKELATIHTEVPLDFDFEKAKFEKPDFEKLREIFIELEFKTLYSKLLEIYGNSDVLNSKTEEEKIIEQTSFVIEDVEYKLIDNPKDLDKLVKHLKNSKEFVFDTETDGLKPYEIQLAGVSFCTEPEKAFFVPIKPSDSVGLFSDSNRKAIPISEFAKKFKSVFEDQSIRKICQNGKYDIAVLRHQNIYVKNFYFDTMLASYVLDPDQKHNMDDLAQKYLNYKPIPLSDLIGTKKDPTKIFDVDVQDLANYSSEDADITFRLYQKLDAELKKEQVEKVAYDIEFPLVPVLENMEYEGIKIDTEALQQQSKELELLMDNYAQQIYQLAGKEFNINSTKQLQEILFDKLKLSTGRKTKTGFSTDARALENLRGEHEIIDIILNYRQVAKLKSTYTDALPNLINPKTGRIHTSFNQTGASTGRLSSTDPNLQNIPIRTDLGKEIRKAFVPRDKNHLILSADYSQIELRIMASICEDETLMKAFINGEDIHRSTAALVFNVNPEDVTPDMRRKAKEVNFGILYGIGPFGLKTRLGIPQTHAKEIIDTYFRTFKKVKDFMDDSILKAKEKGYAETLYGRRRYLKNINSNNRVVRQFEERVAINMPIQGTAADMIKLAMIKIHNELEKKKYKSRMVLQVHDELVFDAHKSEIDELKPLIKKIMEEAFPLKVPVVADIGVGENWLDAH, encoded by the coding sequence ATGAAAAACAAACTTTTTGTAATAATTGATGCAATGGCTTTGGCTTACAAAGCATACTTCGCATTTATCAGTCGTCCATTAAGCACTAAAAAGGGAGAGCCAACCTCTGCTGTATATGGTTTTATTACTCAATTACTCAGAGTGCTTGAAAAGCATAAAGCTGATTACATTGCTGTTGCATTTGATTCAAAAGAAAAAACATTCAGGCATGAAAAGTATGAAGCTTATAAATCATCACGCGAGGAAATGCCTGAGGATATGATTCCACAATTAGAAAGAATTAAACAAATCATTGATGTATTAAAAATGCCCGTTTATATCCTTCCAGGATATGAGGCAGATGATATTATTGGTACAGCAGTAAAAAAAGCTGAAAAGCTTGGTTTGGAATCTTTAGCCATTACACCAGATAAAGACTACTTTCAACTAATAACTGATAAAACTAAAATAGTTCGACCGGGAAAATCCACTGATGAAGTAATTATATATGACAAGAAAAAAGTTCTTGAAGAGCTTGGATTCGAACCCAAATATATGGTTGATTATCTTGCACTAGTTGGTGATTCAAGTGATGATATTCCCGGCGTTCCAGGAATTGGACCTAAAACTGCAGTTCCTCTTATTCAGCAATTTGGAACCATTGAAAACATTTACGATAACATTGATAAAATCGAAAAAGAATCTATTCGAAAAAAACTGATTGAGAATAAAGAGAAAGCTTTCCTTTCAAAAGAACTGGCTACCATCCACACTGAAGTTCCTCTGGATTTTGATTTTGAAAAGGCAAAATTCGAAAAACCTGATTTTGAAAAACTCAGAGAAATTTTTATCGAACTGGAATTTAAAACACTCTATTCAAAACTGCTTGAAATTTATGGAAATTCTGATGTTCTTAATTCAAAAACAGAAGAAGAAAAAATCATTGAACAAACTTCATTTGTCATAGAAGATGTTGAATATAAACTAATCGATAATCCAAAAGATTTAGACAAACTTGTCAAGCATCTGAAGAATTCAAAAGAGTTTGTATTTGATACCGAAACTGATGGACTAAAACCATATGAGATTCAATTGGCTGGAGTTTCATTTTGTACAGAACCGGAAAAAGCTTTCTTCGTTCCTATTAAACCCAGTGATAGCGTTGGTTTATTTTCAGATTCAAACAGAAAGGCAATACCAATTTCTGAGTTTGCTAAAAAATTTAAATCAGTTTTCGAAGACCAATCAATAAGAAAAATTTGCCAGAATGGGAAATACGATATTGCTGTATTAAGGCATCAAAATATTTATGTTAAGAATTTTTATTTCGATACTATGCTTGCAAGTTATGTTTTAGATCCGGACCAAAAGCACAATATGGATGATCTTGCACAGAAATATTTAAATTACAAACCTATTCCCCTTTCTGACTTAATTGGAACTAAGAAAGACCCAACAAAAATTTTTGATGTTGATGTTCAGGATCTTGCAAATTATTCCTCTGAAGATGCTGATATAACTTTTAGATTATATCAAAAGCTGGATGCTGAGTTAAAAAAAGAACAAGTTGAAAAAGTAGCTTATGATATTGAATTCCCTTTAGTTCCGGTTTTGGAAAATATGGAGTATGAAGGAATTAAGATTGATACAGAGGCATTGCAGCAACAGAGTAAAGAACTTGAACTTCTGATGGATAATTATGCACAACAAATTTATCAATTAGCAGGAAAAGAATTCAATATTAATTCAACAAAGCAGCTTCAGGAAATACTGTTTGATAAATTAAAGTTAAGCACTGGTAGAAAAACAAAAACAGGATTTTCAACCGATGCAAGAGCTTTGGAAAATCTTCGTGGTGAACACGAGATAATCGATATAATCCTGAATTACAGACAGGTTGCAAAATTAAAATCAACTTACACAGATGCGTTGCCAAATTTAATAAATCCAAAAACTGGAAGAATTCATACAAGTTTTAATCAAACCGGAGCTTCAACTGGCAGACTATCAAGTACAGATCCAAATCTTCAGAATATTCCTATCAGAACGGATTTAGGAAAAGAAATCAGAAAAGCTTTTGTACCAAGGGATAAAAATCACTTAATTCTTTCTGCAGACTACAGTCAGATCGAACTCAGAATAATGGCCTCAATTTGTGAAGATGAAACTTTGATGAAGGCATTTATAAATGGCGAGGATATCCACAGAAGTACTGCTGCATTGGTTTTCAATGTTAATCCTGAAGATGTAACTCCAGATATGAGAAGAAAAGCAAAAGAAGTTAACTTCGGAATACTTTATGGAATTGGTCCATTTGGTTTAAAGACAAGATTAGGAATACCACAAACTCACGCAAAAGAAATTATTGATACATACTTCAGAACATTCAAGAAAGTTAAGGACTTTATGGATGATTCTATACTCAAAGCCAAAGAAAAAGGTTACGCTGAAACTTTATATGGAAGAAGACGATATTTAAAAAATATAAATAGCAACAATCGGGTTGTCAGACAATTTGAAGAACGTGTTGCTATAAATATGCCTATTCAGGGAACTGCAGCCGATATGATAAAACTTGCTATGATAAAAATCCATAATGAACTCGAAAAGAAAAAATATAAATCCAGGATGGTCTTACAAGTTCATGATGAATTAGTTTTTGATGCACATAAATCCGAAATTGATGAACTGAAACCACTAATCAAAAAAATAATGGAAGAAGCATTTCCGTTGAAAGTTCCTGTGGTTGCTGATATAGGAGTTGGAGAAAATTGGCTCGATGCTCATTAG
- a CDS encoding CvpA family protein produces MNTIDLIIVIASLIGFVLGFKDGFLRKLIGVVGFVAAVFLAAYFKGQVGRFIESSFDIEYYLAEIMAALLIFFVTVILFSILKRVVHPFDKINSLINQIIGGVVGILQFLIFLSAVFLLLNIFDIPDKSSRKKSMFYEPTYSIIPSAFNLLKDYTPSTEEIIKNYINEKDTLQ; encoded by the coding sequence TTGAATACAATTGATTTAATAATCGTAATCGCTTCACTGATTGGCTTTGTTTTAGGATTTAAAGATGGCTTTTTAAGAAAGCTGATTGGAGTTGTGGGATTTGTTGCAGCAGTTTTTCTTGCAGCATATTTCAAAGGCCAGGTGGGAAGATTTATTGAATCTTCATTTGATATTGAATATTATCTGGCTGAGATAATGGCTGCACTTCTGATATTCTTTGTAACTGTAATTTTATTCTCAATTCTCAAACGGGTTGTACATCCATTTGATAAAATAAATTCTTTAATTAATCAAATCATTGGTGGAGTTGTTGGAATCCTGCAATTCCTGATTTTCCTAAGTGCAGTGTTTCTTTTATTAAATATTTTTGATATTCCGGACAAATCTTCGAGAAAAAAATCTATGTTTTATGAACCAACTTATTCAATAATCCCATCTGCATTTAATCTTCTCAAAGACTACACACCAAGCACAGAAGAAATAATAAAAAATTATATTAATGAAAAAGATACGCTTCAATGA
- a CDS encoding KUP/HAK/KT family potassium transporter, which produces METENKKPGTFRNIVHAMGVVFGDIGTSPIYTLSIVFTLTLPTKENIFGILSLIFWTLITLVTIQYAWLAMSLSIRGEGGIIVLKEILTSLMKKGRKAGFIAFLGYIGVSLLIGDGVITPAISILSAVEGLRLIPQLGHISLTTIILITAIITILLFAIQHRGTDKVASSFGPIMLIWFLSLFLSGFFYLIHIPQIFLALSPYYAIEFFIHNGLPGFFVLSEVILCATGGEALYADMGHLGGKPIRQAWSIVFFALIINYFGQGAYILEHGDTKQVLFKLVSSYSEILYIPFLILTLLATIIASQAMISAVMSLVFQGINTGIFPLMKIKFTSQKLRSQIYIPAVNKFLLFAVILMILIFKESNNLAAAYGLAVTATMFISSIFIVTIFYIKKNYLKSAIGFTVLIIAGLYLIAVTHKIPYGGYWSVIIALFVFGVMLLWMNGMTKLRRFLRATSLDVFVESFKQIYETGNYIKGEAIFFTKNVNSVSPYILHCMFRTGIIYEKNILVSVETSDQPYGVNLESYDKVTDGLYTARIIYGYMESPDLPKLFKQWGFSEKAIFYGAEEIKTSKPFLKIFAVLKRLAPNWISFFEFPYNKLHGVVTRIEI; this is translated from the coding sequence ATGGAAACTGAGAATAAAAAACCCGGAACATTCAGGAACATTGTACATGCGATGGGAGTCGTATTCGGTGATATAGGTACAAGTCCGATTTATACTTTAAGTATTGTCTTTACTCTTACTTTACCAACAAAAGAAAACATATTTGGAATTTTATCTCTAATATTTTGGACATTAATTACTTTAGTCACGATTCAATATGCCTGGTTGGCAATGAGTCTTAGTATTCGTGGTGAAGGAGGGATTATTGTATTAAAAGAAATTCTTACTTCACTTATGAAGAAGGGAAGGAAAGCTGGTTTTATAGCATTCCTGGGATATATTGGAGTTTCATTACTGATTGGTGATGGAGTGATTACTCCGGCCATTAGTATTCTTTCAGCTGTTGAAGGTTTGAGATTAATTCCTCAATTAGGTCATATATCACTAACGACTATTATTCTGATTACTGCGATTATTACAATTTTATTATTTGCTATTCAACACAGAGGAACTGATAAAGTAGCTTCATCTTTTGGTCCCATTATGTTGATTTGGTTTTTAAGTCTGTTTCTTTCGGGATTTTTTTATTTGATTCACATACCTCAAATTTTTCTTGCACTAAGTCCTTATTATGCAATTGAATTTTTTATTCATAATGGATTGCCAGGATTTTTTGTTCTAAGTGAAGTTATACTTTGTGCTACCGGAGGCGAAGCTTTATATGCAGACATGGGGCATCTTGGCGGCAAACCTATTAGACAAGCCTGGTCAATTGTTTTCTTTGCTCTTATAATAAATTATTTTGGTCAGGGAGCATATATACTTGAGCACGGCGATACAAAACAGGTTTTGTTTAAACTTGTGAGCAGTTATTCAGAAATACTTTATATCCCGTTTTTAATACTGACATTATTAGCAACTATAATTGCTTCTCAAGCTATGATTAGTGCTGTTATGTCTCTTGTGTTTCAAGGTATTAACACAGGAATATTTCCATTAATGAAAATAAAGTTTACTTCACAAAAACTTCGTTCTCAGATATATATACCAGCTGTTAATAAATTTTTATTGTTTGCAGTTATATTGATGATTTTGATCTTTAAAGAATCAAATAATCTGGCTGCTGCTTATGGTCTGGCAGTTACTGCTACAATGTTTATAAGTTCAATTTTTATTGTTACAATTTTCTACATAAAGAAAAACTATCTAAAATCAGCAATCGGCTTTACGGTATTAATCATCGCTGGTTTATATCTAATAGCTGTTACTCACAAAATTCCTTATGGTGGATATTGGTCAGTTATTATAGCTTTATTTGTTTTTGGGGTAATGTTATTATGGATGAATGGAATGACAAAACTCAGAAGATTTTTGAGAGCAACTTCGCTGGATGTTTTTGTTGAAAGCTTCAAACAAATTTATGAAACAGGAAACTACATAAAAGGTGAAGCAATATTTTTCACAAAGAATGTAAATTCAGTTTCACCGTATATTTTACACTGTATGTTTCGAACCGGAATTATCTATGAAAAAAATATTCTGGTTTCTGTTGAAACTTCAGACCAACCTTATGGAGTAAATCTCGAGTCCTATGACAAAGTCACCGATGGACTTTACACTGCAAGAATAATTTATGGTTATATGGAATCTCCTGACTTACCAAAACTTTTCAAACAATGGGGATTTTCGGAAAAAGCTATTTTCTATGGTGCTGAAGAAATAAAAACCAGTAAACCTTTCTTGAAGATATTTGCCGTATTAAAAAGATTAGCTCCCAACTGGATTTCGTTTTTTGAGTTTCCATATAATAAATTGCACGGTGTCGTGACAAGAATTGAAATTTGA
- a CDS encoding MotA/TolQ/ExbB proton channel family protein, whose amino-acid sequence MDIFGVISSLFNVVAQANNQGALNWLVTKFNEGGFFMWPILASLVIGLAFALERMYSLSRARIDTKKFIMQVKKALDEGGVEAAKKVCENTRGPVASVFYAGLLRYNEGLDAAEKAIIAYGAVEMSFLERGMIWISTFITIAPMLGFTGTVQGMIEAFDAIKEAAQISPAIVASGISVALLTTLFGLVVAMILQIFYNYFVSRIDRLVGDMEQSSIELIDALYELKNRR is encoded by the coding sequence ATGGATATTTTTGGAGTAATCTCATCGTTATTCAATGTAGTTGCACAAGCTAATAATCAGGGTGCTTTGAATTGGTTGGTTACAAAATTCAACGAAGGTGGATTTTTCATGTGGCCAATTCTCGCAAGTTTGGTAATAGGTTTAGCTTTTGCATTAGAAAGAATGTATTCGCTTTCAAGAGCAAGAATTGATACAAAAAAATTCATTATGCAAGTTAAAAAAGCTCTTGATGAAGGTGGAGTTGAAGCTGCAAAAAAAGTCTGCGAAAACACCCGTGGTCCGGTCGCTTCTGTTTTCTACGCAGGTTTATTAAGATATAATGAAGGTTTAGATGCTGCCGAAAAAGCAATTATTGCTTATGGTGCAGTTGAAATGAGTTTCCTTGAAAGAGGAATGATTTGGATTTCTACATTTATTACTATTGCACCTATGCTTGGATTTACCGGAACTGTACAAGGTATGATTGAAGCATTTGACGCTATTAAAGAAGCTGCACAAATTTCTCCTGCAATCGTAGCATCAGGTATTTCCGTTGCATTGTTGACAACACTCTTTGGTCTTGTTGTAGCTATGATTCTTCAGATTTTCTATAACTATTTTGTTTCAAGAATTGACAGATTAGTTGGAGATATGGAACAGAGTTCAATTGAACTTATTGATGCACTTTATGAATTAAAAAACAGAAGATAA
- a CDS encoding SDR family oxidoreductase: MKKILLIFGANGELGSGVANVLIKKDFDEIYLFDFKFDQQHDDKKIHQIIVSDLANEKNVKQAFEQIKTENDSEYFLFSTIGGFFGGKKIWETSYDDLMNMFSMNLLTNFNLAKYFSDLVRKSTGGAIIFTSAYTANHPEENKFAYGMSKASLSYLVRSLAIEGESINLSSMAIAPFILDTKSNRKWMSEANFDKWIKPEEVGKIIYDLFNNYKINSGNIIELKIRLV; the protein is encoded by the coding sequence ATGAAAAAAATTCTTTTAATCTTTGGAGCAAATGGAGAACTTGGTTCAGGCGTTGCAAATGTTCTAATCAAAAAAGACTTTGATGAAATTTATTTATTTGATTTCAAGTTCGATCAACAACACGATGATAAGAAAATTCATCAAATTATTGTCTCTGATCTTGCTAATGAAAAAAATGTTAAACAAGCTTTTGAGCAGATTAAAACTGAGAATGATTCTGAATATTTTCTTTTCTCTACTATCGGAGGATTTTTTGGTGGGAAAAAAATATGGGAAACTTCATATGACGATTTGATGAATATGTTTTCAATGAATTTGCTGACAAATTTTAATCTTGCAAAATACTTTTCAGATTTAGTCAGAAAATCAACAGGTGGTGCGATAATATTTACATCAGCATACACAGCAAATCATCCCGAAGAAAATAAATTTGCTTATGGAATGTCCAAAGCTTCATTATCTTATCTGGTCAGATCATTAGCGATTGAAGGCGAAAGTATAAATCTATCATCAATGGCGATTGCCCCTTTTATTTTAGATACAAAATCAAACCGAAAATGGATGAGCGAAGCTAACTTTGATAAATGGATTAAACCTGAAGAGGTTGGAAAAATAATTTATGATTTATTCAATAATTACAAAATTAATTCTGGAAATATTATTGAATTAAAGATCAGATTAGTTTAA
- a CDS encoding endonuclease MutS2, with the protein MIDKSVIEKLEFDKLLKHISGYCITDKGKSSILNLAPTDSLDEINFQGNIVEEAKNFLIKQGNIQIDFSSDLSEGLFQSRIEGAVLSTKKILEIRNLARSSRLLQNLFAKEKENYPLLSETAQQLFSDRLFEHQIEKIISDDGEVKENASKTLSDIRKEIRAKKDELIKSINRIIKSLKEEDIVREDYLTLRDGRMVIPVKAEHKRHIRGFIHSESSTGQTVYIEPEETLELNNDIVSLSFSERREIERLLRELTKLVGHNSNELLLSFDRITFIDTVFARANYSLEVVGSFPKINNNKPFHIIDGRHPLLIKKIGRNKTVPLNLRLVKDRIVIITGPNAGGKTVVLKTIGILILMLQSGIHIPVHPDSNLHLFSKVLIDIGDQQSLEDDLSTFSSHLKNLNHILREADSSSLVLLDEIGTGTDPTEGASLAAAILKKLLQKGALVFASTHHGSLKLFAYNVQGMVNAAMQFDHETLSPTYVFKLGVPGSSYAFQIAERIGMQKDVIEEAENLMDSEKHTLEKFISEVEAKSNELEKKLAELEKENTRLKGLSNLYKQSYEKLEKEKKDILRKAKTEADKYLEDVNRKVEKVIKEIKESSAEKSVIKEAKNTIKELKKETESELTEIQEEVIQKDDFSEGDFVKIKNSNAVGKIIEIDKAKNKATVLIGSIKMLAKLNDLIPAKEIKEKDSREVHDFIKTPSVNYRLDIRGKRADEAEYEIIKFIDDAYQSGLDRAEILHGKGTGALKKLVKEILSSHSGVKTFYFAPIEHGGDGITIIEFN; encoded by the coding sequence ATGATTGATAAATCGGTTATAGAAAAACTCGAGTTTGATAAACTTCTAAAACATATTTCCGGTTATTGTATTACTGATAAAGGAAAATCCTCAATACTTAATTTAGCTCCTACAGATAGCTTGGATGAAATAAATTTTCAGGGGAACATCGTTGAAGAAGCAAAAAACTTTTTGATTAAACAAGGAAATATTCAGATTGACTTCTCATCTGATTTGAGTGAAGGTTTATTTCAGAGCAGAATTGAAGGTGCAGTTCTTTCTACAAAGAAAATTCTGGAAATCAGAAATTTGGCTCGCTCATCGAGGTTACTACAAAACTTATTTGCAAAAGAAAAAGAAAACTATCCTTTATTAAGCGAAACTGCGCAACAATTATTTTCCGACAGATTATTTGAGCACCAGATTGAAAAGATAATCAGTGATGATGGTGAAGTTAAAGAAAATGCCAGTAAAACTTTATCAGATATTCGGAAAGAAATCAGAGCTAAAAAAGATGAACTAATAAAATCAATTAACAGAATAATAAAATCATTAAAAGAAGAAGATATCGTTCGTGAAGATTATTTAACTCTTCGCGATGGTCGGATGGTTATTCCTGTAAAAGCTGAACATAAACGACACATCAGAGGTTTTATTCATTCGGAATCTTCTACCGGTCAGACTGTTTATATAGAACCGGAAGAAACACTTGAACTTAATAATGATATTGTTTCGTTGTCATTCAGTGAAAGAAGAGAGATTGAAAGACTGCTTAGAGAATTAACTAAGTTAGTCGGACATAATAGTAATGAACTTCTTTTATCTTTTGACAGAATTACTTTTATTGATACCGTTTTCGCAAGAGCAAATTACTCGCTTGAAGTAGTTGGGAGTTTCCCAAAAATTAATAACAATAAACCATTTCATATCATTGATGGAAGACACCCATTACTTATAAAAAAAATCGGAAGGAATAAAACTGTTCCATTAAATCTGAGATTGGTAAAAGACAGAATTGTTATCATAACAGGTCCAAATGCTGGTGGTAAAACAGTTGTTCTTAAAACAATCGGAATTTTGATATTGATGTTACAATCGGGAATACATATTCCTGTTCATCCTGATTCAAACCTTCATTTGTTCAGCAAAGTGCTGATTGATATTGGTGACCAGCAATCACTTGAAGATGATTTATCTACTTTCAGTTCTCATCTGAAAAATCTTAATCATATTTTAAGAGAAGCAGATAGTAGTAGTCTGGTTTTACTCGATGAAATAGGAACAGGAACTGATCCAACTGAAGGCGCTTCACTTGCAGCAGCAATTCTGAAAAAGCTTCTTCAAAAAGGAGCACTTGTTTTTGCATCAACACATCACGGTAGTTTAAAGTTGTTTGCATATAATGTTCAAGGAATGGTTAATGCTGCAATGCAATTCGATCACGAGACTCTTTCACCAACTTATGTATTTAAACTTGGAGTTCCCGGAAGTTCCTATGCTTTTCAGATTGCAGAAAGAATTGGAATGCAAAAGGATGTGATTGAAGAAGCTGAAAACTTAATGGATTCTGAAAAACACACTTTAGAAAAATTTATCTCAGAAGTTGAAGCAAAGTCTAATGAATTAGAAAAAAAATTAGCTGAACTTGAAAAAGAAAATACAAGATTGAAGGGCTTATCGAATCTTTACAAACAGAGTTATGAAAAACTTGAAAAAGAAAAAAAGGATATTTTGAGAAAAGCAAAAACTGAAGCCGATAAATATCTTGAAGATGTCAATCGAAAAGTTGAAAAAGTAATTAAAGAGATAAAAGAATCATCGGCAGAAAAAAGCGTTATTAAAGAAGCAAAGAACACTATTAAAGAATTAAAAAAAGAAACTGAGAGCGAATTAACAGAAATTCAGGAAGAGGTTATACAGAAAGATGATTTTTCTGAGGGGGATTTTGTTAAAATAAAAAATTCAAATGCTGTTGGAAAAATTATTGAGATAGACAAAGCCAAAAACAAAGCCACAGTTTTAATTGGTTCAATTAAAATGCTGGCAAAACTTAATGATCTGATTCCTGCAAAAGAAATTAAAGAGAAGGATTCCCGGGAAGTCCACGATTTCATAAAAACTCCAAGTGTAAACTATCGGCTCGATATAAGAGGTAAAAGAGCCGATGAAGCAGAGTATGAAATAATTAAATTTATTGATGATGCTTACCAGTCAGGCCTTGACAGAGCAGAAATTCTTCACGGTAAAGGAACCGGCGCTTTGAAAAAATTAGTTAAAGAAATATTATCTTCGCACAGCGGAGTAAAAACTTTTTACTTTGCGCCAATTGAGCATGGTGGTGATGGAATAACAATCATCGAATTTAATTAA
- a CDS encoding biopolymer transporter ExbD → MHFQKRRAGTKQEIPTSSMPDIVFMLLLFFMVTTTLREVDVLVQFKLPEAQAIEKIENKRLISYLWVGKDKRIQINDSIVKLEEVEPIMYGKRQVLPNVIVSFRIDQGVDMGLVMDIQQALRKAYCLRVNYSATLKI, encoded by the coding sequence ATGCATTTTCAGAAAAGAAGAGCTGGAACAAAACAGGAAATCCCAACTTCCTCAATGCCTGATATTGTATTTATGCTGCTTCTCTTTTTTATGGTTACTACAACTTTAAGAGAAGTAGATGTTTTGGTTCAATTCAAATTACCTGAAGCTCAAGCTATAGAGAAAATTGAAAATAAAAGATTGATTTCATATTTATGGGTTGGAAAGGACAAAAGAATTCAGATTAATGACAGCATTGTTAAGCTTGAAGAAGTTGAACCAATTATGTATGGAAAAAGACAAGTGCTACCTAATGTAATTGTTTCTTTTAGAATTGATCAGGGCGTTGATATGGGATTAGTAATGGATATTCAACAGGCATTAAGGAAAGCTTACTGTCTTCGTGTAAATTATTCGGCAACATTAAAAATTTAA
- a CDS encoding GatB/YqeY domain-containing protein, which yields MSLKEKINNDLKEAMKSGDKVRLNTVRSIRALILEFEKSGANKELTPDDEVKLLISAAKKRKDSIEQFKNAGRMDLVEQEEAELKVLLEYLPKQMTEEEIKSEVQKIIAEVGAKGKEDFAKVMPAAMKSLKGKADGNLVRKVVESLLS from the coding sequence ATGAGTCTTAAAGAAAAAATTAATAACGACTTAAAGGAAGCAATGAAATCTGGCGATAAAGTTCGCCTTAACACTGTTCGATCCATTCGTGCATTAATTCTTGAGTTTGAAAAAAGTGGTGCAAACAAGGAACTAACTCCTGATGATGAAGTTAAGCTTCTTATAAGTGCTGCTAAAAAGAGAAAAGATTCAATCGAACAATTCAAAAATGCCGGTCGAATGGATTTGGTTGAACAGGAAGAAGCTGAACTTAAAGTGCTTCTTGAGTATTTGCCAAAGCAAATGACTGAAGAGGAAATTAAATCAGAAGTTCAGAAAATCATTGCTGAAGTTGGAGCAAAAGGCAAAGAAGATTTTGCTAAAGTTATGCCTGCAGCAATGAAGTCGTTAAAAGGAAAGGCAGATGGAAATTTAGTTCGTAAAGTAGTTGAAAGTCTTTTGAGCTGA